In one Corallococcus sp. EGB genomic region, the following are encoded:
- a CDS encoding glycosyltransferase family 1 protein produces the protein MVRGQLHGIARYALELARRLPALAPDLEFSALVPAKGLPDDLGELTPRIPLHRSRAGYLSPTEQPLLAYELSKLKPDLFHATSFSLPLFWPGRLVATLHDANHLALADQYTPVQAIYYKAVVGPRARLATALITVSDFSREELGKYLKMSPYRFQVIHNGVDSRFQPPTVSEAKAFRERHELPERYLAVVGNAKPFKNLEMLGKFAPELPVPLVLLAGRGAVAHEVGLHENVIDLEQLPESEMPLFYGAATALLLPSKYEGFGLPALEAMASGCPVIAADTTALPEVVGDAALRVPPDDQKSWHEATLRVLRDENLRRNLMELGRERAARFTWDRCAQQTLGVFRRALHGKQPENR, from the coding sequence ATGGTGCGCGGTCAGCTTCACGGCATCGCGAGGTACGCGCTGGAGCTGGCGCGCCGGCTGCCCGCCCTGGCCCCGGACCTGGAGTTCTCCGCGCTGGTGCCGGCGAAGGGCCTGCCGGACGACCTGGGCGAGCTGACGCCGAGGATTCCGCTGCACCGCTCCAGGGCCGGCTACCTGTCACCGACCGAGCAGCCGCTGCTGGCGTACGAGCTGTCGAAGCTGAAGCCGGACCTGTTCCACGCGACGTCGTTCTCGTTGCCGTTGTTCTGGCCCGGCCGGTTGGTGGCCACGTTGCATGACGCGAACCACCTGGCGCTGGCGGACCAGTACACGCCGGTGCAGGCCATCTATTACAAGGCGGTGGTGGGGCCGCGGGCGCGGTTGGCGACTGCGTTGATCACGGTGTCTGACTTCTCCCGGGAGGAGCTGGGGAAGTATCTGAAGATGTCGCCGTACCGGTTCCAGGTGATCCACAACGGCGTGGATTCGAGGTTCCAGCCGCCCACGGTGAGCGAGGCGAAGGCGTTCCGGGAGCGGCATGAGTTGCCGGAGCGGTACCTCGCGGTCGTGGGAAATGCGAAGCCGTTCAAGAACCTGGAGATGCTGGGGAAGTTCGCGCCGGAGCTGCCTGTGCCCCTGGTCCTGCTCGCGGGTAGGGGCGCGGTGGCGCATGAGGTGGGGCTGCACGAGAACGTCATCGACCTGGAGCAACTGCCGGAGTCGGAGATGCCGTTGTTCTATGGGGCTGCCACGGCGCTACTGCTGCCTTCGAAGTACGAGGGATTTGGATTGCCTGCGCTGGAGGCCATGGCGTCCGGATGTCCTGTCATCGCAGCGGACACGACGGCGTTGCCGGAAGTCGTGGGCGACGCGGCGCTGCGAGTCCCTCCCGATGATCAGAAGTCCTGGCATGAAGCGACGTTGCGGGTGCTCAGGGACGAAAACCTGCGCCGCAATCTGATGGAGCTGGGGCGAGAGCGAGCGGCCCGATTCACCTGGGACCGATGCGCTCAACAGACGCTGGGCGTCTTCAGGCGAGCCCTCCACGGAAAGCAGCCGGAGAACCGATGA
- a CDS encoding patatin-like phospholipase family protein: MIGPARSGLLALLTGTIACALCLFVSNASAQALGSPQPPDPKAVSLTVSGGVSLGTYEAGFLYYSGTSSQGERAVDLRLVTGASAGSLNALLAVMATCGVDASTPGQSLFWDIWVPIGFNDLFIPSSTTPLGVFSRESLERRASHVEQAWNRGLDRSCDVVLGVSTTRLSPRALQAANGRLDLPRLEEKFAIRIQGRGRGRPPRATNYSTREGRRLELMLETDEHGEIPFANLRELLLASMSFPIAFPPQPLRTCAAKASATPGVCLPSEARRELFIDGGVFDNTPLRLAVGLARDGLRETADGKLAWRPVPQPDVRTTPAGIAFAFIDPDATEYPISPSPRAVAKPPSLPGTLAELLAAFVDTARSKELAMLLEEEPEIAQRLTLPRRHFPAAGAPLFAFLGFFEKSFRVFDFYLGMYDARRMMDDAFREGRTQAEQPHAAKMDGLGGWQPFACMSAVYDSSPDAEQACQGEALADFRALLQMSLDQLYDTCSKSAGTAPPGTWRNTHCDRAIAGQPPPHVPGLQPNEWPDWKQRKDESELSYSMRLLGAYGFGFEDLGVPKGRGDLAVLRIRHALGKAASRLAAVQPASDRPTVRFASKLAVDSISYEPQHLVLHVTMGPTASEVGLSVGLSEMPLSSGLRLAGAVGFRGLEDVLSSGSSSDPFGVELTGGVEFQPRSGQTFLSQSRLALRAGWLFSANDHYGTDSCEAGGASHVTACSRPVVQGLVGITFLEFLRAQLVGEWYPGIGSRKTLWSVAPGIGLELGL; encoded by the coding sequence ATGATCGGCCCCGCGAGGTCAGGCCTCCTGGCTCTGCTGACCGGCACCATCGCCTGCGCGCTGTGCTTGTTTGTTTCAAACGCGAGCGCCCAGGCGCTCGGTTCGCCCCAGCCCCCGGATCCGAAAGCCGTGTCACTCACCGTGAGCGGCGGCGTCTCCCTGGGCACGTATGAGGCAGGGTTTCTCTATTACTCGGGGACGTCTTCCCAGGGTGAGCGCGCTGTAGACCTGCGGCTCGTGACGGGAGCCTCCGCGGGAAGTCTCAACGCCCTGCTGGCGGTCATGGCGACCTGTGGCGTGGATGCGTCCACGCCGGGCCAATCCCTGTTCTGGGACATCTGGGTTCCCATCGGGTTCAACGACCTGTTCATCCCGTCATCGACAACGCCGCTCGGGGTTTTCTCCCGGGAATCATTGGAACGGCGCGCATCTCACGTGGAACAGGCCTGGAATCGCGGGCTGGATCGCTCCTGCGATGTGGTGCTCGGAGTTTCGACGACGCGGCTTTCGCCGCGCGCTCTTCAGGCTGCGAACGGGCGGCTGGACCTGCCCCGGCTCGAAGAGAAGTTCGCCATCCGCATCCAGGGACGCGGGCGTGGACGCCCTCCTCGCGCGACCAACTACAGCACTCGCGAGGGCCGGCGTTTGGAGCTGATGCTCGAAACGGACGAGCACGGTGAGATTCCCTTCGCGAACCTGCGCGAGTTGCTGCTCGCGTCCATGTCCTTCCCCATCGCGTTCCCGCCTCAGCCCCTGCGGACCTGCGCGGCGAAGGCCTCCGCCACGCCGGGAGTGTGCCTGCCTTCAGAGGCACGGCGCGAGCTGTTCATTGATGGCGGCGTCTTCGACAACACACCTCTTCGTCTGGCCGTGGGACTGGCTCGTGATGGCCTGCGCGAAACAGCGGATGGCAAGTTGGCGTGGCGTCCTGTTCCGCAACCTGACGTGCGCACGACGCCCGCAGGCATTGCTTTCGCGTTCATCGATCCGGATGCAACCGAATACCCCATCTCCCCTTCCCCCCGGGCCGTAGCAAAACCGCCGTCACTTCCCGGAACACTCGCCGAGCTCTTGGCTGCGTTTGTGGACACGGCGCGGTCCAAGGAACTGGCCATGCTCCTGGAGGAAGAGCCGGAGATCGCCCAGCGCCTCACCCTGCCCCGTCGGCACTTCCCTGCGGCCGGTGCGCCCCTCTTCGCGTTCCTGGGCTTCTTTGAGAAGAGCTTCCGGGTCTTTGATTTCTATCTCGGCATGTATGACGCCCGCCGGATGATGGATGACGCGTTCCGGGAAGGGCGGACGCAGGCGGAACAACCGCACGCGGCAAAGATGGATGGTCTTGGCGGATGGCAACCCTTCGCCTGCATGAGCGCCGTCTATGACTCGTCACCAGACGCGGAGCAGGCGTGTCAGGGCGAGGCGCTGGCGGACTTCCGGGCGCTATTGCAGATGTCCTTGGATCAGCTCTACGACACATGCAGCAAGTCCGCCGGGACAGCTCCCCCGGGCACTTGGCGCAACACGCACTGTGACCGCGCCATCGCGGGCCAGCCGCCGCCCCATGTCCCGGGCCTGCAACCCAACGAATGGCCGGACTGGAAGCAGCGCAAGGATGAATCGGAGCTGTCGTACTCGATGCGGCTGCTGGGGGCCTATGGCTTCGGCTTCGAGGACCTGGGCGTGCCGAAGGGCCGAGGCGACCTTGCCGTCCTGCGCATCCGTCACGCGCTGGGCAAGGCAGCCAGCCGGCTCGCGGCGGTGCAGCCCGCCTCCGACAGACCCACGGTCCGCTTCGCCAGCAAGCTCGCGGTGGACAGCATCAGCTACGAGCCCCAGCACCTGGTGCTGCACGTCACGATGGGCCCCACGGCGAGCGAGGTGGGGCTGAGCGTCGGGCTTTCCGAAATGCCCTTGTCGTCCGGGCTCCGGTTGGCGGGGGCGGTCGGGTTCCGAGGCCTTGAGGACGTCCTCTCCTCCGGCAGCAGCAGTGATCCCTTTGGCGTGGAGCTGACGGGAGGCGTGGAGTTCCAGCCCCGTTCGGGGCAGACCTTCCTCTCACAGAGCCGGCTCGCGCTTCGCGCGGGCTGGTTGTTCAGCGCGAACGACCATTACGGGACGGACAGTTGTGAGGCCGGAGGCGCAAGCCACGTGACCGCGTGCTCACGGCCGGTGGTCCAGGGACTCGTGGGCATCACCTTCCTGGAGTTCCTCCGTGCCCAGTTGGTCGGCGAGTGGTACCCGGGAATTGGTTCCCGGAAGACGCTCTGGTCCGTGGCGCCGGGCATCGGCTTGGAGCTTGGGCTCTGA
- a CDS encoding GNAT family N-acetyltransferase gives MEPVAVIEIRQVDTGLQELFCDYVPQVFRRADFRRWRAWGEWTDAYRAFSVVESGRVVANASVTRMRLVLEGREVTGYQLGAVGCLPSHRGRGLARKAMDVALDACGDAPVLLFANPTVRQFYPRFGFQPWKQTLFAATYEAVPEGPPAPPLDLDDAKVRAGLDSLSSVGLPSSERFGARGYGKVASWPVANGFARPLRQLGSEVWVFAGVEGNTLYLDDVFAREPFDLRAWIPRLIDRPIEAVRFGFTPERYWPGAVEAGEDAEAHLFVRNLRLSQEAHRFPIMAHT, from the coding sequence ATGGAACCCGTTGCTGTCATCGAGATCAGGCAGGTCGATACCGGGTTGCAGGAGCTGTTCTGTGACTACGTGCCGCAGGTGTTCCGTCGAGCAGATTTCCGGCGCTGGCGCGCATGGGGTGAGTGGACCGATGCGTACCGCGCGTTCTCGGTGGTCGAATCTGGCCGTGTGGTCGCCAATGCCTCCGTGACGCGGATGCGCCTGGTGTTGGAGGGGCGTGAGGTGACGGGGTACCAGCTGGGGGCCGTGGGATGTCTGCCGTCGCATCGTGGGCGGGGCCTGGCTCGCAAGGCCATGGACGTCGCGCTGGACGCATGCGGTGATGCGCCGGTCCTGCTCTTTGCCAATCCCACCGTGCGCCAGTTCTACCCGCGCTTCGGGTTCCAACCGTGGAAGCAGACGTTGTTCGCGGCCACGTACGAGGCCGTTCCGGAAGGTCCTCCCGCGCCCCCGCTCGACTTGGATGACGCGAAGGTGCGCGCGGGACTCGATTCACTCTCCAGCGTGGGCCTTCCTTCATCGGAGCGCTTCGGCGCGCGTGGCTACGGGAAGGTGGCGAGCTGGCCCGTGGCCAATGGCTTCGCGAGGCCCTTGCGTCAGCTGGGCTCGGAGGTCTGGGTGTTCGCGGGAGTCGAAGGCAACACGCTCTACCTGGACGATGTCTTCGCCAGGGAGCCCTTCGACCTCCGCGCCTGGATCCCCCGGTTGATTGACCGGCCCATCGAGGCCGTCCGCTTCGGGTTCACCCCGGAGCGCTACTGGCCGGGTGCCGTGGAGGCAGGAGAGGACGCGGAGGCCCACCTGTTCGTGCGCAACCTGCGGCTGTCACAGGAGGCGCACCGGTTTCCAATCATGGCTCACACGTGA
- a CDS encoding O-antigen ligase — protein sequence MGTDTKTVEAGRWRTAVAAVLGLYAVGLVLAEAVLQAAALLATALALALVVTRRLRLETDVRAFVLASVALCVWQLVSPAVALLTGAAAKWPRGARYGQALDTVAGAAVACIGTLGVPWLLLGGLVAGGWLVAAALGFFQHRVPWPWEPPKFTKLNLSRLHENFGTEENPRYAAGGFFFHRLRFAHGAVAVLGPALAVIGRSKVTRRRVLAGVMVLGLLLSIYAAFARAALGAALGVCVLALLLLLRGTARKAGLGVAVALVIVVLLTPAWRERFGKAVDNLFGSGERSLAMSVGWRLVREHTWVGVGFGNHKPAALATQAETGITDLLATDSHNLWLTTWAETGLVGLALLATMHFLLAKALVRRHRAGSIPATGALLSFVGFHVLALVHYLPFHPSVHLSFMFVWGLGLGEFKAPVRNGPG from the coding sequence ATGGGCACGGATACGAAGACGGTCGAGGCAGGGCGGTGGAGGACGGCGGTCGCCGCGGTGTTGGGGCTCTACGCGGTGGGGCTGGTGCTGGCGGAGGCAGTGCTCCAGGCAGCAGCCCTCCTGGCCACCGCGCTGGCCCTCGCGCTGGTGGTGACCCGAAGGCTGCGGCTGGAGACGGACGTGAGGGCGTTCGTGCTGGCGAGCGTCGCCCTGTGCGTCTGGCAGCTGGTGTCCCCGGCGGTGGCGCTGCTGACGGGAGCCGCGGCGAAGTGGCCCCGGGGCGCGAGGTACGGCCAGGCGCTGGACACGGTCGCGGGAGCGGCCGTCGCGTGCATCGGGACGCTGGGAGTGCCGTGGCTGCTGCTGGGAGGGCTCGTCGCGGGAGGCTGGCTGGTGGCGGCGGCGCTGGGCTTCTTCCAGCACCGGGTGCCCTGGCCCTGGGAGCCGCCGAAGTTCACGAAGCTGAACCTGTCGCGCCTGCACGAGAACTTCGGGACGGAGGAGAACCCGAGGTACGCGGCGGGAGGCTTCTTCTTCCACCGGCTGCGGTTCGCGCACGGAGCGGTTGCCGTGCTGGGCCCGGCGTTGGCGGTGATCGGGCGGTCGAAGGTGACGCGGCGGCGGGTGCTGGCCGGCGTGATGGTGCTGGGGCTGCTGCTGTCCATCTACGCCGCGTTCGCGCGAGCGGCGTTGGGAGCGGCGCTGGGCGTGTGCGTGCTCGCGCTGTTGCTGTTGCTGCGGGGGACGGCGCGGAAGGCGGGGCTGGGCGTGGCGGTGGCGCTGGTGATCGTGGTGCTGCTGACGCCCGCGTGGAGGGAGCGGTTCGGCAAGGCGGTGGACAACCTCTTCGGCAGCGGCGAGCGCTCGCTGGCGATGTCCGTGGGCTGGCGTCTGGTGCGCGAGCACACCTGGGTGGGCGTGGGCTTCGGCAATCACAAACCCGCGGCCCTGGCGACGCAGGCGGAGACGGGCATCACGGACCTGCTGGCCACGGACTCGCACAACCTCTGGCTGACGACGTGGGCGGAGACGGGCCTCGTGGGCCTGGCGCTGCTGGCGACGATGCACTTCCTGCTGGCGAAGGCGCTGGTGCGAAGGCATCGGGCGGGTTCGATTCCGGCCACGGGAGCACTGCTGTCCTTCGTGGGCTTCCACGTCCTGGCCCTGGTGCACTACCTGCCGTTCCACCCCAGCGTGCACCTGTCGTTCATGTTCGTCTGGGGCCTGGGGCTGGGTGAGTTCAAGGCGCCGGTCCGCAATGGGCCTGGGTGA
- a CDS encoding MDR family MFS transporter — protein MRTTHRPFTTLALALCLFVAALEMTVVSTAMPTVVSDLGGIQHYAWVFTAYMLSSTITVPIYGKLADLYGRKPIILFGTSLFLLSSLACGFSTSMNMLILFRVLQGLGAGAMQPIALTIIGDIYTLEQRGKVQGAFSAVWGIAGLAGPLTGGLIVKYLTWHWIFFINIPIGIASMALIVAFFHEQLQRKERARLDYAGALLLSSGVVALLFGVQGSGRTLLALPLAALLLTAFVFVELRAAEPIIPMSIFKIPTIAISNVAGALFSAAQFGATTYVPLYVQGVLGGSATMAGGMITPMIVGWPLASLIGGKVMVRTGFRPLIVGGLGLATLGTALMALLLKPGASMLVPEIAMGLFGIGLGFAAMSTMVAVQTTVGWELRGVATASSMFFRTIGGSLGVGAMGGVLVSQLMKDPNVPVSAATELLGPEHGRGLAPSVLETLGSALNTGLSINFWIMCSAMIAAFTAGLFFPRVKRVTAPVNMSDVTASH, from the coding sequence ATGCGCACCACCCATCGACCGTTCACCACCCTGGCTCTGGCGCTGTGCCTCTTCGTGGCCGCGCTGGAGATGACCGTCGTCTCCACCGCCATGCCCACGGTGGTCAGCGACCTGGGCGGCATCCAGCACTACGCGTGGGTCTTCACCGCGTACATGCTGTCCTCCACCATCACCGTCCCCATCTACGGGAAGCTCGCGGACCTCTACGGCCGCAAGCCCATCATCCTCTTCGGCACCAGCCTGTTCCTGCTGTCGTCCCTGGCGTGCGGGTTCTCCACGTCGATGAACATGCTCATCCTGTTCCGCGTCCTCCAGGGCCTGGGCGCGGGCGCCATGCAGCCCATCGCGCTCACCATCATCGGGGACATCTACACGCTGGAGCAGCGCGGGAAGGTCCAGGGCGCGTTCAGCGCCGTGTGGGGCATCGCCGGACTCGCCGGCCCCCTCACCGGCGGCCTCATCGTGAAGTACCTCACGTGGCACTGGATCTTCTTCATCAACATCCCCATCGGCATCGCGTCCATGGCGCTGATCGTCGCGTTCTTCCATGAGCAGCTCCAACGCAAGGAGCGCGCGCGGCTCGACTATGCCGGAGCGCTGCTGCTGTCCTCGGGCGTCGTGGCGCTGCTGTTCGGCGTGCAGGGCTCGGGACGGACGCTGCTCGCGCTGCCCCTGGCCGCCCTGCTCCTCACCGCGTTCGTGTTCGTGGAGCTCCGCGCCGCCGAGCCCATCATCCCGATGAGCATCTTCAAGATTCCCACCATCGCCATCTCCAACGTGGCCGGCGCCCTCTTCTCCGCCGCCCAGTTCGGCGCGACCACCTATGTGCCGCTGTACGTGCAGGGCGTGCTCGGAGGTTCGGCCACGATGGCGGGCGGGATGATCACCCCCATGATCGTCGGCTGGCCGCTGGCGAGCCTCATCGGCGGCAAGGTGATGGTGCGCACCGGCTTCCGTCCGCTCATCGTCGGAGGACTGGGCCTGGCCACGCTCGGCACCGCGCTCATGGCGCTGTTGCTCAAGCCGGGGGCCTCCATGCTGGTGCCGGAGATCGCCATGGGCCTGTTCGGCATCGGCCTGGGCTTCGCGGCCATGTCCACCATGGTCGCCGTGCAGACCACCGTGGGCTGGGAGCTGCGCGGCGTGGCCACCGCGAGCAGCATGTTCTTCCGCACCATTGGCGGGTCGCTGGGAGTGGGCGCGATGGGCGGCGTGCTGGTGTCTCAGCTCATGAAGGACCCGAACGTCCCCGTGAGCGCGGCCACGGAGCTGCTCGGCCCCGAGCACGGGCGCGGCCTGGCGCCCTCGGTCCTGGAGACGCTCGGCAGCGCGCTGAACACCGGCCTGTCCATCAACTTCTGGATCATGTGCTCGGCGATGATCGCCGCGTTCACGGCCGGCCTGTTCTTCCCCAGGGTGAAGCGCGTCACCGCGCCGGTGAACATGTCCGACGTCACCGCCTCCCACTGA
- a CDS encoding alpha/beta hydrolase: MRFAGMTSAPRRGMAVSLMLMAVAGCSTGSPPHEPPVTPRRIVWGTCPALPDGAARDPRQTCGSLQVPLDHHHPGGATLDIAVSRIIAARPSSRRGVLLLNPGGPGLGGLELPSLNAPLLPPAVLDSYDLIGFDPRGVGHSSPVTCGLTDVSIVNLFPYPAADGSIDANVALARETAARCAASSSRDVLPFITTANTARDMDLFRQALGEEQVSYWGQSYGTYLGAVYASLFPERTDRMILEGNVDPTSVWSGFTRTWSDGMESRFPDAARYAAAHDDRFHFGTTPEAVTEAYLALANRIDATPASIPGTDAVITGGLLRTLTYTFLERDEQLPLLVQVWRTTANLADGAPTEEDAAVLQQLFAQGPAEADIPGDNQTAVFLALTCGDVSWPTDVEHYRAATAVDRAAHPLSAGMPANIWPCAFWRAPLEPPVAVPSEGPHNILLLQNRRDNATPWESGLGMRKALGARAAWVGVEAGGHYAYGQGASCVDDVFNAFLEDGTLPQDDVHCRVALR, encoded by the coding sequence ATGCGATTCGCAGGAATGACGTCGGCGCCCCGGCGGGGCATGGCCGTCTCCCTGATGCTCATGGCCGTGGCGGGCTGCTCGACCGGGTCCCCACCCCACGAACCGCCTGTCACTCCCCGGCGGATTGTCTGGGGCACCTGCCCCGCGCTCCCGGACGGCGCGGCCCGCGATCCCCGCCAGACGTGCGGGAGCCTCCAGGTCCCGCTGGATCATCACCATCCAGGAGGGGCCACGCTCGACATCGCCGTCTCGCGCATCATCGCGGCACGTCCGTCCTCGCGTCGTGGGGTCCTCCTGCTGAATCCGGGCGGGCCGGGACTCGGTGGACTCGAGCTGCCGAGCCTGAACGCGCCCCTGCTGCCTCCTGCGGTGCTCGACTCCTACGACTTGATCGGCTTCGACCCACGCGGGGTCGGACACAGCTCACCGGTCACGTGCGGGCTCACCGACGTCAGCATCGTCAACCTCTTCCCGTATCCCGCCGCGGACGGTTCCATTGACGCGAATGTCGCGCTCGCCCGGGAGACGGCGGCCCGCTGCGCGGCGTCCTCTTCGCGCGACGTGCTGCCGTTCATCACCACCGCGAACACCGCTCGCGACATGGACCTGTTTCGCCAGGCGCTCGGAGAGGAGCAGGTCTCCTATTGGGGCCAGTCCTACGGCACCTATCTGGGCGCCGTGTACGCGTCGCTGTTCCCCGAGCGCACCGACCGGATGATCCTCGAAGGCAACGTGGACCCCACGAGCGTCTGGTCTGGCTTCACCCGCACGTGGAGCGACGGCATGGAGAGCCGCTTCCCCGATGCCGCCCGTTACGCGGCAGCCCATGACGACCGCTTCCACTTCGGCACGACGCCCGAAGCGGTGACGGAGGCGTACCTCGCGCTCGCGAACCGGATCGACGCGACTCCCGCATCCATTCCTGGCACGGATGCCGTCATCACCGGCGGGCTGCTGCGAACCCTCACCTACACCTTCCTGGAGCGCGACGAGCAGCTTCCCCTGCTCGTCCAGGTCTGGCGAACCACCGCCAACCTCGCGGACGGCGCGCCCACCGAAGAGGATGCCGCCGTGCTCCAGCAGCTCTTCGCGCAGGGGCCAGCGGAAGCAGACATTCCCGGGGACAACCAGACCGCTGTCTTCCTCGCGCTCACCTGCGGAGACGTGAGCTGGCCGACGGACGTCGAGCACTACCGGGCGGCCACCGCCGTGGACCGGGCCGCCCATCCGCTCTCCGCCGGAATGCCCGCCAACATCTGGCCCTGCGCATTCTGGAGGGCGCCGCTGGAGCCGCCCGTCGCAGTCCCCAGTGAGGGCCCCCACAACATCCTCCTCCTGCAGAACCGCCGCGACAACGCGACGCCGTGGGAGTCCGGGCTGGGCATGCGCAAGGCCCTGGGCGCCCGCGCGGCGTGGGTCGGCGTCGAGGCCGGAGGACACTATGCCTACGGCCAGGGCGCCTCTTGCGTGGACGACGTCTTCAACGCCTTCCTGGAGGACGGAACGCTCCCCCAGGACGACGTGCACTGCCGCGTGGCCTTGCGCTGA
- a CDS encoding ELWxxDGT repeat protein — MRMRFGWVVAGLCCVGCGGAQQMEPPAAREQQVQAQACTPAMAAFKVKDLLPPGAPLPSPLRPIPEWLTNVAGTLYFTADPYKGPAALWRSDGTEVGTVPVREFPFEGLNFRDFGSLTAVGTRLFFTMNDPAVGSELWVSDGTAAGTRLVKDVSPGAAGSNLTNLTALGGALAFFRNAGSAVELWRSDGTAAGTYRVVDFGSGSSRASPTLRAGGALLFFLQDATQGTRLWRTDGTAAGTLLVKRVDAGAPFVSATRGLANGTGLFTLDDTSGTEVWRTDGTAAGTARLDTFGKQARLLGALGSSVYLSTLADDGERLKLSRLALSGGGKATVTTLPNSFPGQPDNTPYVQDMQESGGRLYLSMATSSPGPAPRQVGLWVTDGTAGGTRQLSRELTTSDEHSSPLFDTGSGTLLFSSLDGDMGLMPQVTNGTPAGTGRVTTSSTGGDRPEEFTRVGNRIFFRGYSGVRGDALWAVPVNVTCTPLSASAE; from the coding sequence ATGCGCATGCGGTTCGGATGGGTCGTGGCGGGGTTGTGCTGCGTGGGCTGTGGGGGCGCGCAGCAGATGGAGCCGCCCGCGGCCCGGGAGCAGCAGGTCCAGGCTCAGGCGTGCACGCCCGCCATGGCGGCCTTCAAGGTGAAGGACCTCCTCCCTCCGGGTGCGCCGCTGCCTTCGCCACTCCGGCCCATTCCCGAGTGGCTGACGAACGTGGCGGGCACGCTGTACTTCACCGCGGATCCGTACAAGGGGCCGGCGGCGCTGTGGCGCAGTGACGGCACCGAGGTGGGGACGGTGCCGGTGAGGGAGTTCCCCTTCGAGGGCTTGAACTTCCGGGACTTCGGCTCGCTCACGGCCGTGGGCACACGGCTCTTCTTCACGATGAACGACCCGGCGGTGGGCTCCGAGCTGTGGGTGAGTGATGGCACCGCGGCGGGGACCCGGCTCGTCAAGGACGTCTCGCCGGGAGCAGCGGGCTCCAACCTGACGAACCTCACCGCGCTGGGAGGCGCGTTGGCCTTCTTCCGGAACGCGGGGAGCGCGGTGGAGCTGTGGCGCTCGGACGGCACGGCGGCGGGGACATACCGGGTGGTGGACTTCGGCTCAGGCTCATCCCGGGCCTCTCCCACGCTGCGCGCGGGAGGCGCGCTGCTGTTCTTCCTCCAGGACGCGACCCAGGGCACGCGCCTCTGGCGGACAGATGGCACGGCGGCGGGAACCCTCCTCGTCAAGCGCGTGGACGCGGGCGCCCCCTTCGTGTCGGCGACGCGGGGCCTCGCGAACGGCACCGGGTTGTTCACGCTGGATGACACCTCCGGGACGGAGGTGTGGCGGACGGATGGAACGGCGGCGGGCACGGCGCGCCTGGACACCTTTGGCAAGCAGGCGCGGCTGCTGGGAGCGCTGGGCTCCTCCGTCTACCTGTCCACGCTCGCGGACGATGGTGAGCGGCTGAAGCTGAGCCGTCTGGCGCTTTCGGGAGGCGGCAAGGCCACGGTGACGACGCTGCCCAATTCCTTCCCCGGCCAGCCGGACAACACGCCCTACGTGCAGGACATGCAGGAGTCGGGGGGCAGGCTCTACCTGTCCATGGCGACCAGCTCGCCGGGCCCCGCGCCGCGTCAGGTCGGGCTGTGGGTGACGGACGGCACGGCGGGAGGGACGCGGCAGCTCAGCCGGGAGCTCACCACGTCCGACGAGCACAGCTCGCCCCTCTTCGATACGGGCTCCGGCACGCTGCTCTTCAGCTCCCTTGATGGTGACATGGGGCTCATGCCGCAGGTGACGAATGGCACGCCAGCGGGCACGGGGCGCGTCACCACGTCCAGCACCGGAGGCGACAGGCCCGAGGAGTTCACGCGCGTGGGCAACCGGATCTTCTTCCGGGGGTACTCCGGCGTCCGGGGTGACGCGTTGTGGGCCGTGCCCGTCAACGTGACCTGTACACCGCTGAGTGCCAGCGCGGAGTGA